One Streptomyces coeruleorubidus DNA segment encodes these proteins:
- a CDS encoding ABC transporter substrate-binding protein: protein MTRSTRRSRTVALTATAVVIALGATACGGSSGNSASGSPSKGGTLTILNDADYNHIDPQRTYTTEGSSMDYELVRTLTGWDETGAKPKLVGDLATDTGTPAKGATQWTFHLRHGVKWQDGTEVTAQDVKYGVERTFSPDINGGPPYASQWLVGGSSYKGPYKGKQLDSIRTPDKYTIVFQLNQPVADFNETTTMTGWSAVPKAHDTGATYDLHVWSDGPYMIKSYNKNKELVFVKNKYWSQSTDPIRQQNLDEIDAKFGQDQSAIDQQIKSDAGTAQSAITQTPLAGSDLTSFANNPSLKSRFYKMAAPGINYMAINTGRVKNIKVRQAIEYAVDKTTVRGAFGGAVYGDYATTMLAPGINGHKDFNLYGSNPAGDVTKAKALMKQGGNPKLTMSLAVENIPTQEHFADAVKTALAKIGITVNISPLDKNNYFSIVNNVKNQYDLTWGDWVADWPNASTVLPTLFDGRQIKNLPQSNQDLSYLNDPKINAQIDKVGKMTSITQRNAAYGDLDEQIMKEAAVVPLMYMNMTDVGGSKVGGVINDTIMGEPSLVHAYVTH, encoded by the coding sequence ATGACGCGCAGCACGCGCAGATCGCGCACGGTCGCTCTCACGGCAACCGCTGTCGTGATCGCCCTCGGAGCCACCGCATGCGGAGGGTCCTCCGGCAACAGCGCCAGCGGTTCCCCGTCGAAGGGCGGCACGCTGACGATCCTCAACGACGCGGACTACAACCACATCGACCCTCAGCGGACGTACACCACCGAGGGTTCGAGCATGGACTACGAGCTCGTCCGCACCCTCACCGGATGGGACGAGACGGGGGCCAAGCCCAAGCTGGTCGGCGACCTGGCCACCGACACGGGAACGCCCGCCAAGGGCGCCACACAGTGGACCTTCCACCTGCGCCACGGCGTCAAGTGGCAGGACGGCACGGAGGTCACCGCACAGGACGTCAAGTACGGCGTCGAGCGCACCTTCTCCCCGGACATCAACGGCGGTCCGCCGTACGCCAGTCAGTGGCTGGTCGGCGGCTCCTCGTACAAGGGCCCCTACAAGGGAAAGCAGCTGGACTCGATCCGGACGCCGGACAAGTACACGATCGTCTTCCAGCTCAACCAGCCGGTCGCCGACTTCAACGAGACGACGACGATGACCGGATGGTCGGCGGTGCCCAAGGCCCACGACACGGGCGCCACGTACGACTTGCACGTCTGGTCCGACGGGCCCTACATGATCAAGTCGTACAACAAGAACAAGGAACTGGTCTTCGTCAAGAACAAGTACTGGAGCCAGTCGACCGACCCGATCCGCCAGCAGAACCTCGACGAGATCGACGCGAAGTTCGGGCAGGACCAGTCCGCGATCGACCAGCAGATCAAGTCCGACGCCGGCACGGCCCAGAGCGCGATCACGCAGACCCCGCTCGCCGGTTCCGACCTGACGTCGTTCGCCAACAACCCGTCGCTGAAGTCGCGCTTCTACAAGATGGCGGCTCCGGGCATCAACTACATGGCGATCAACACGGGTCGGGTCAAGAACATCAAGGTCCGCCAGGCGATCGAGTACGCCGTCGACAAGACCACCGTCCGTGGCGCGTTCGGCGGTGCGGTCTACGGCGACTACGCGACCACGATGCTGGCCCCGGGCATCAACGGCCACAAGGACTTCAACCTCTACGGCAGCAACCCCGCCGGTGACGTCACCAAGGCCAAGGCCCTGATGAAGCAGGGCGGCAACCCGAAGCTCACCATGTCGCTGGCGGTGGAGAACATCCCCACGCAGGAGCACTTCGCGGACGCCGTGAAGACCGCGCTCGCGAAGATCGGCATCACCGTGAACATCTCCCCCCTCGACAAGAACAACTACTTCAGCATCGTCAACAACGTGAAGAACCAGTACGACCTGACCTGGGGCGACTGGGTCGCGGACTGGCCGAACGCCTCCACCGTGCTGCCCACCCTCTTCGACGGACGGCAGATCAAGAACCTTCCGCAGTCCAACCAGGACCTGTCCTACCTGAACGACCCGAAGATCAACGCGCAGATCGACAAGGTCGGCAAGATGACCAGCATCACCCAGCGCAACGCCGCCTACGGTGACCTGGACGAGCAGATCATGAAGGAAGCCGCCGTGGTCCCGTTGATGTACATGAACATGACCGATGTGGGTGGCTCCAAGGTCGGTGGTGTCATCAACGACACGATCATGGGCGAGCCCAGCCTGGTGCACGCCTACGTCACGCACTGA
- a CDS encoding ABC transporter permease: MTTQHQPADAGGGTALLTEPPTQDSRPGGTVVAGRSPARMAWKRIRRDKVTTAALAATLLFIAIALLAPVLTALTSWGPITPDNKAINPDTGNFPYGSLGGISAQHLLGVEPGTGYDLFARIVYGLRTSLYVGFASAALSTAVGVVAGLAAGYFGGWVDSLLSRVMDVMLAFPQLLFIIALTPVIQNALQTNTHGGTDENLRLLVLVLNIAVFAWAYTARLVRGQVLSLREREFVDAARLMSAGRRHILFRQLLPNLWAPILISFALAVPQNITTEAALSYLGVGVIPPNPDWGALLSDASQFFLQDPMYLFVPGVLLFLLVLALNLLGDGVRDALDPRARRG; the protein is encoded by the coding sequence ATGACCACGCAACACCAGCCGGCCGACGCCGGCGGCGGCACCGCGCTGCTGACCGAGCCGCCGACGCAGGACTCCAGACCCGGCGGCACGGTCGTCGCCGGCCGCTCACCGGCCCGCATGGCCTGGAAGCGGATCCGGCGGGACAAGGTCACCACGGCCGCCCTGGCGGCCACCCTCCTGTTCATCGCGATCGCGCTGCTCGCGCCGGTCCTCACCGCGCTGACCAGCTGGGGGCCGATCACCCCCGACAACAAGGCGATCAACCCCGACACGGGCAACTTCCCCTACGGATCGCTGGGCGGCATCAGCGCCCAGCACCTCCTCGGCGTCGAACCGGGCACCGGCTACGACCTGTTCGCCCGCATCGTCTACGGCCTGCGCACCTCCCTCTACGTGGGCTTCGCCTCGGCCGCGCTGTCCACCGCGGTCGGTGTCGTGGCGGGGCTCGCGGCCGGCTACTTCGGCGGCTGGGTCGACTCCCTGCTGTCCCGGGTCATGGACGTGATGCTGGCGTTCCCGCAACTGCTGTTCATCATCGCGCTCACCCCGGTGATCCAGAACGCGCTGCAGACCAACACCCACGGCGGCACCGACGAGAACCTCCGGCTGCTCGTCCTGGTCCTCAACATCGCCGTCTTCGCCTGGGCGTACACCGCCCGTCTGGTGCGCGGACAGGTGCTGTCCCTGCGCGAGCGGGAGTTCGTCGACGCCGCGCGGCTGATGAGCGCCGGCCGGCGGCACATCCTCTTCCGGCAGCTGCTGCCCAACCTGTGGGCGCCGATCCTGATCTCCTTCGCTCTCGCCGTCCCGCAGAACATCACCACCGAGGCGGCCCTGTCGTACCTGGGCGTCGGCGTCATCCCGCCCAACCCCGACTGGGGAGCCCTGCTGTCCGACGCCTCCCAGTTCTTCCTCCAGGACCCGATGTACCTCTTCGTACCCGGCGTCCTGCTCTTCCTGCTGGTCCTGGCGCTCAACCTCCTCGGGGACGGCGTCCGGGACGCCCTGGATCCCCGCGCCCGGCGCGGCTGA
- a CDS encoding NUDIX hydrolase, whose translation MTVVWINGAFGAGKTTTAQELIELIPNSTLFDPEVIGGALRYLLPPKHLAEVGDFQDLPIWRRLVIDTAAAMLAELGGTLVVPMTLLRQEYRDEIFGGLAARRIPVSHILLAPAETILRERIAGREVPRDLPDGEIRIRQWSFEHIEPYRAALASWLTADAHPVDTSDLTPYETAARIAEAVSSGSVPVCDIVQTPEPTAETLAAGVLLFDEQDRVLLVDPTYKAGWEFPGGVVEPGEAPARAGVREVAEETGIHLDEVPSLLVVDWERPSPPGFGGLRLLFDGGTLDSTEAGRLLLPGPELRDWRFVTEEEAADLLPPVRYERLRWALRARERGAAFYLEAGVPVG comes from the coding sequence TCTTCGACCCCGAGGTCATCGGCGGAGCGCTCCGGTATCTGCTGCCGCCCAAACACCTCGCCGAGGTCGGCGACTTCCAGGACCTGCCGATCTGGCGACGGCTCGTGATCGACACGGCGGCCGCGATGCTCGCCGAGCTCGGCGGGACCCTGGTGGTCCCCATGACGCTGCTGCGCCAGGAGTACCGCGACGAGATCTTCGGCGGCCTGGCCGCCCGCAGGATTCCGGTCAGTCACATCCTGCTCGCTCCGGCCGAAACGATACTGCGGGAGCGGATAGCGGGCCGCGAGGTCCCGCGGGACCTGCCCGACGGCGAGATACGAATACGCCAGTGGTCCTTCGAGCACATCGAGCCCTACCGGGCCGCCCTCGCCTCCTGGCTCACCGCCGACGCCCACCCGGTCGACACCAGCGACCTCACGCCCTACGAGACCGCCGCCCGGATCGCCGAGGCCGTCAGCAGCGGCTCCGTGCCCGTCTGCGACATCGTGCAGACGCCCGAGCCCACCGCCGAGACACTCGCCGCCGGTGTGCTCCTCTTCGACGAGCAGGACCGGGTGCTGCTCGTCGACCCCACCTACAAGGCCGGCTGGGAGTTCCCCGGCGGGGTCGTCGAACCCGGTGAGGCGCCCGCACGCGCCGGTGTGCGAGAGGTCGCCGAGGAGACCGGCATCCACCTCGACGAGGTGCCGAGCCTGCTCGTCGTCGACTGGGAGCGCCCCTCGCCCCCCGGGTTCGGCGGACTGCGGCTCCTCTTCGACGGCGGCACCCTCGACTCCACGGAGGCCGGACGGCTGCTGCTGCCCGGGCCGGAGCTGCGCGACTGGCGGTTCGTCACCGAGGAGGAGGCCGCCGACCTGCTGCCCCCGGTGCGCTACGAGCGGCTGCGCTGGGCACTGCGGGCACGCGAACGCGGAGCGGCGTTCTATCTGGAAGCCGGGGTGCCGGTCGGCTGA